The genomic stretch CTGCCGCTGGCTAAAATCTTGCCATCCGGACTGAATACTACACAAGTAACTGTGTCTGCGTGTCCGTTGAGTTTGTGAATTAGTTTGCCGGTTTCCAATTCCCAAATATTAATGCTGCGATCGGCACTGCCACTAGCTAAAGTTGTACCATCCCGATTAAAGGCTACGCAAGTAACTGTGTCTGCGTGCTTGGAGAGGGTCTGGACGCATCGCCAACCCAAAGTTTTTTGCTGTAGTTCCGGTGTAACTCTGGGTGGTGGGGGGACGGTGGCGGTGCGGATAACCGTTCTGGATGCGGAGTCGTAGAAATCTTTAAGTATTTCCGATGCTAGTTGATAGCGATCGTCGATCGCATCTTTAAGCATTTTGTCTAAAATTGAACTCAGCTGGTCGCTCACATCCCTGCCTGTCTCCCGGAAATACTCTCGCCATACCCAGCGACCTTCCATCGGGTTGTAAAGGTCTTCCAACTGCGCCCCTGTCAGCAACTGAATGCAGACGATTGCCAAACTGTAAAAGTCACTGGCTGGGTAAACTTTGCCACCCCGCAGCATTTCCAGGGGTATGTGTGCTTGGTTGCCCATTCTGGCACTTGTTCTTTGCAGTTTGGTTTCTGTCAGTTGTTTGGAGATGCCAAAATCGATGATGACAAATTTGCGATCGCTATTTCTGCGGATAATATTTGTCGGTTTGATTTCCCGGTGTATTATTTGTCGGTTGTGAACCAATTGCAGCACCGGCAGGACATCGTAGAGCAGTTCCTTTACCTGATGCTCGTTATAAGCGCCTTGCTCTTGCAAATCCTGGAACAAATTCATCCCTTCAATGTATTGCCGCACCACATACAAACGCTTATCTTCCTCAAAGTAGGTCAATAGCGTCGCAATTTGCGGATACTGCTCTCCCAAATCCACCAGTTGCTTTGCTTCTTGCTCAAACATCTGGGTCAATTTCGCCATCGCCCCAGAATTCCCTTGAATTTGCGGCAAAGGTAAAAATTGTTTGATGACGCAAGCCGTGTTTGTTTGTTCTGCATCTTCAGCTAAGAAGCTTCTGCCAAAAGTTCCCTCACCCATTGGTCTGATGGCTCGGTATCGGTCTAGAAGCACCAGATTTGACGAGCAACTGGAACACTCTTTTGCCCTAGCTGGGTTCTGGGGCTTTTTGCAATTGGGATTGAGACAATAGCTCATACCTGGCAAGGATACACCTGATTCTATTTATGGTAGTTCGAGATCGAAAAGAAAGCTTATTTTAATCCTTGTCTTATTCCGGAGATTAACAAGGGCGATGCACCACGTTGTCATATTAATCCAAAATGGGTGCAATGCCAGAAATTTTGCCGATCGCTTGTCCGGGTGTGTTTGCGCGTCGCTTTGGCCTACCCTGAAGCATAGCCTACCTTGGACGATCGTTCTTTGCGATCGCGATCGGATCTTGCCAAGCCTTCAAGGGCAAGCTAATTATCATAATTATTCTAATATACTTTATACTTAAGGAATATTTAACAATTGCTCCACAGGCCGCCAATGCACTTCCACTTTTCAATCTCACCCGCATCTCAAAGGATAGACCTATCCGGGCTGGCAAGCTACTGGCCTAGATTGCCTAAAATTAGATTAGGAGGGTTGTTCAGACGTTTGAGCATCAGGCACAAAATTGGTTGTGGATACGCTTTAGCCATTTGCATTGCGCTTTTAGGCACCACGGCGGGATTTTGTATAGAAAAGTATTTTCAAGCACAAGCTAAGGAACAATTATTGCAAGTTCATCAACAGACCTATATCTTGAAAGACTTACAAGATGCGGTGCTACAGGCCAAAGCTTATCAGCAACAGATGTTATTTATGGTAACGTTTCCAGAAAAATATGTCAATGTTTATGAAAATACACCGCCCAAACTCGGCAATTTAAATTTTAGAAAACATCAAATATTGCCAGGGATTTCCAGTGATACATTGACAGGCATCCAAAAAATAGGGTCGGAAGCACAAATCACAGAATTAATCCAAAATTATACTTATACAGTAGAGAGATACTATCAACAACTTGAGGAATTGTCGTCAAGATTTTACCGAAATGCTTTGCAGCCGCAGCAAGCTGAAGAAATGCAGATGGCGATGATTAAATTTATAAACAGCGACATTGCCAAGCAGTTTAATAAATTTGCTGAAGAATTATCTGCACTCAATAAAAAATTATACGCTCTAGAAGAAAAAGAGTTTGTCGAATATCAACAAGCCGAAAATATAGGTAACATAATTCTTGTCAGTAGTTTGCTATTATCAGCAGCTATTGCAGGGGTTATAGCAATTTATATTAGTTGGGCGATCGCGCGTCCTCTAGAATTTACCACCGCCGTTGCTCGCCGAGTTACCGAAACAGGTAAC from Aerosakkonema funiforme FACHB-1375 encodes the following:
- a CDS encoding serine/threonine-protein kinase, with protein sequence MSYCLNPNCKKPQNPARAKECSSCSSNLVLLDRYRAIRPMGEGTFGRSFLAEDAEQTNTACVIKQFLPLPQIQGNSGAMAKLTQMFEQEAKQLVDLGEQYPQIATLLTYFEEDKRLYVVRQYIEGMNLFQDLQEQGAYNEHQVKELLYDVLPVLQLVHNRQIIHREIKPTNIIRRNSDRKFVIIDFGISKQLTETKLQRTSARMGNQAHIPLEMLRGGKVYPASDFYSLAIVCIQLLTGAQLEDLYNPMEGRWVWREYFRETGRDVSDQLSSILDKMLKDAIDDRYQLASEILKDFYDSASRTVIRTATVPPPPRVTPELQQKTLGWRCVQTLSKHADTVTCVAFNRDGTTLASGSADRSINIWELETGKLIHKLNGHADTVTCVVFSPDGKILASGSADKTLKIWQADTGKLIYSISGHSVTVFSVAFSPDGQMLASGSGDGTIKLWHPVTGKMVDVLTGHSDFVESVAFSRDGSLLASGSWDNTIKIWNIGSRKLLHSLTGHSGSVWSIALSPDGKTFASNSGDNSIKIWHMATGQLVRTLTTNSGSAWTIAYSPDGQTIASDSGDNTIKIWHTASGQLLRTLGGHSDQVRSLAFSPQGRTIASGSDDMTVKIWRYE